The sequence CGACACCGTCGGCTCCTCACGAGTCGGGCGCGGCCAAGGCCCGGACTTGCATTGATCGTTTACTTGGCTGCCGGACAGCGGAAACTGGCCGTGCCCGCGTTCGCCTCGGCCCCACGCCACCCCTCCCGGGCGCGGACCTCCCAGGCCTGGACCTCCCGGGCTTCGCCGGCGCGGGCCGTCAGGTTTGTACTGAGTACAAGATCTGAGGGGTACTGTTTAGCAGGTGGCGGCAGGTCGCACAAGGCTTCGCCGCGAACCCACGGCCCCACAGCGGCCCGCGACGGCACGGCGGCTCCGCCGGCCCGCTCGCCCAACCTGGGCCCAATATGGGTGGCGACCCCAACGTTCACGCATCCCACGGCCACCACACCGACATGGCCGGCACCCGCCGCGCGGGACCGGCCGCGCTCCGCCGCGGACCGCGCGCCCGGCCCACCGCCACGCATGGAAGCCGGCCGGCCACGAACCCGCCGCTTGTAAACTTATACTCAGCCTAACTATGGTGTTCCGTGACGAGCCGTTCGCCGACCCACCCGAGGTCCGACCGGCTTCCAGCCGTACGTAGGAAGGACCGCGGATCCGTGCACCAGCCCATGGCAGGCGTCAAGATGGTCGAGGTCGCCCAGTTCACCTTCACCCCGGCCGCGGGTGGGGTCCTCGCCGAGTGGGGCGCGGATGTGATCAAGGTCGAGCACGCCGAGCGTGGCGACGCCCAGCGGGGAATGGTGAACCACCCCAAGGACGGCACGTTCCACCCGATCATGGATCACCCCAACCGGGGCAAGCGCAGCATCGGCCTCGACCTCGAGAACCCCGCGGGGTACGAGGTGCTGCTGGAGTTGCTCAAGGACGCGGACATCTTCCTCACCAACTTCCTGCCGGACGCCCGCAGGCGGCTGAGGCTGGAGGTCGAGGACATCCGCAAGGCCAACCCGGACATCATCTACGTGCGGGGCAGCGCCCACGGCCAGCGTGGGCCGTGGGCGGAGAAGGGCGGGTACGACGGCTCGTCGTTCTGGTGCCGCATGGGCAGCGCGTGGGGGGTGACGCCACCGGACAGCCCTCGGGTCATCTCCATGCCGGGCGGCGCCTACGGCGACTCCATGGGTGGGATGACGATCGCCGGCGGGATCGCCGCCGCGCTCTACGGCCGGGCGACGACCGGCGAGACGTCGGTCATCGACGTCTCGCTCATGAGCGTCGGAGCCTGGGCCTTCGCCCTCGACCTGAGCAACGCGGCGCTGAACGGGCCCGAGAAGGAACCGATCTCCATCAACCAGATGATGGCGAACGCGCCGCTGAACCCGACGGTCGGCCACTTCCGTACCTCGGACGGGCGCTGGATCAACTTCACCATGATTCAGCCCTTCCGGTACTTCGCCGACGTCTGTCGTCACCTGGGCCTCGACGAGCTCATCGACGACGAGCGCTTCAGCACGGCCGCGAAGCTCATGGCCAACGCGACCGAGGCCGCCCGGTACATCACCGACGCGATCGCCCAGCAGCCGTTCGCCTACTGGACCAAGCACCTGCAGACGCTGGAGGGCCCCTGGGCCCCCGTGCAGGGCCCGTTGGACATCCTCGACGACCCGCAGATGGAGGCCAACGGCTACATCCGGCCCGTCCTGGACAGCGAGGGCAAGGAACGCCGGCTGGTCGCCAACCCGGTGCAGTTC is a genomic window of Pseudofrankia inefficax containing:
- a CDS encoding CaiB/BaiF CoA transferase family protein, whose amino-acid sequence is MHQPMAGVKMVEVAQFTFTPAAGGVLAEWGADVIKVEHAERGDAQRGMVNHPKDGTFHPIMDHPNRGKRSIGLDLENPAGYEVLLELLKDADIFLTNFLPDARRRLRLEVEDIRKANPDIIYVRGSAHGQRGPWAEKGGYDGSSFWCRMGSAWGVTPPDSPRVISMPGGAYGDSMGGMTIAGGIAAALYGRATTGETSVIDVSLMSVGAWAFALDLSNAALNGPEKEPISINQMMANAPLNPTVGHFRTSDGRWINFTMIQPFRYFADVCRHLGLDELIDDERFSTAAKLMANATEAARYITDAIAQQPFAYWTKHLQTLEGPWAPVQGPLDILDDPQMEANGYIRPVLDSEGKERRLVANPVQFDAQPPTIDRGPLFAEHTDDLLRELGHSEDEILDLKIAGAAT